In Flavivirga abyssicola, the following are encoded in one genomic region:
- a CDS encoding CBS domain-containing protein, protein MGIKSFLASRKKTQKDTPATPIKVSDYMTTNLITFKSDQRIEQVIDAIIKHRISGAPVINEKNELIGVISEGDCIKQISESRYYNMPMDNATVEKHMVKNVETIDGNMNIFDAANKFLASKRRRFPIVENGKLIGQISQKDILKAALALKGQNWK, encoded by the coding sequence ATGGGAATTAAGAGTTTTCTAGCTTCACGAAAAAAGACACAAAAAGATACACCTGCCACACCAATAAAGGTTAGTGACTATATGACCACAAATTTGATTACGTTTAAATCTGATCAAAGAATTGAACAGGTTATTGATGCTATAATAAAACATAGAATTTCGGGTGCTCCTGTAATAAATGAAAAAAACGAATTAATTGGTGTTATTTCTGAAGGTGACTGTATTAAACAAATAAGTGAAAGCAGATATTATAACATGCCCATGGATAATGCGACCGTTGAAAAGCATATGGTTAAAAATGTTGAAACCATTGATGGTAATATGAATATTTTTGATGCTGCTAATAAGTTTCTTGCCTCTAAAAGAAGACGTTTCCCTATTGTTGAAAATGGTAAACTAATAGGGCAAATAAGCCAAAAAGACATCCTTAAAGCTGCTCTTGCCT